The Halobellus sp. MBLA0158 genome has a window encoding:
- the dcd gene encoding dCTP deaminase produces MILSDDDILARLEAGDLVVEPIDDLDMQVQPASLDLRLGEEFLEFQRTNISCIHPNRESEVSEYVTETRVPEGEEFILHPGDFVLGTTKERVEIPPDLLASVEGRSSLGRLAVVIHATAGIVDPGYEGQITLELSNLGTAPVALTPGMRVSQLIFTELKQPAARPYGVERGSKYQGQSGPQASRIGADPEFAAGGDGDEAGTAPDARNAPDSEPR; encoded by the coding sequence ATGATACTCTCGGACGACGACATCCTCGCGCGCCTGGAGGCCGGCGATCTCGTCGTCGAGCCCATCGACGACCTCGATATGCAGGTCCAGCCGGCCAGCCTCGATCTGCGCCTCGGCGAGGAATTCCTGGAGTTCCAGCGCACGAACATCTCCTGTATCCACCCCAACCGGGAGTCCGAAGTCTCCGAGTACGTCACCGAGACGCGGGTCCCCGAGGGCGAGGAGTTCATCCTCCACCCGGGCGATTTCGTCCTCGGGACGACTAAAGAGCGCGTCGAGATCCCCCCCGATCTCCTGGCGAGCGTCGAGGGCCGCTCGTCGCTCGGCCGGCTGGCGGTCGTGATCCACGCCACTGCCGGCATCGTCGACCCGGGCTACGAGGGCCAGATCACGCTGGAGCTCTCGAACCTGGGCACCGCGCCGGTCGCGCTCACGCCCGGGATGCGCGTCTCACAGCTCATCTTCACCGAACTGAAACAGCCCGCGGCGCGCCCCTACGGCGTCGAGCGCGGCTCGAAGTACCAGGGCCAGTCGGGCCCGCAGGCCTCGCGGATCGGCGCCGACCCCGAGTTCGCGGCCGGCGGCGACGGTGACGAGGCCGGGACCGCTCCCGACGCCCGCAACGCCCCCGACTCAGAGCCACGATGA
- a CDS encoding thiamine-phosphate synthase family protein produces MRFIEEVVVDEFLPTFRSMLAEALRERGLTQHEVAEALGISQSAVSKYAHGDVSRREEVLDDERVQDLVERVADGLATGDMSRVQALVEAEVLIRRLEAGDLLARLHEEAMPELADYEGYERIHDPESGLRTSEQVRSSVRRALRRLTNASGFAGLIPNVGSNLVECLPDAATVDDVAGVPGRIFDVKGRATVPGDPEFGVSEHVASVLLSAREAGRDVHAAVNIRYDPDLVADLDAAGYDCIEFDADAPADPIREALADREGLSDTFVCYQTGGYGIEPITYVLGPDADAVVTAVKALLDR; encoded by the coding sequence ATGAGATTCATCGAGGAGGTCGTCGTCGACGAGTTCCTCCCCACCTTTCGGTCGATGCTGGCCGAGGCGCTCCGCGAGCGCGGCCTCACCCAACACGAGGTCGCCGAGGCGCTCGGCATCAGCCAGAGCGCCGTCTCGAAGTACGCCCACGGCGACGTGAGCCGGCGCGAGGAGGTCCTCGACGACGAGCGCGTGCAGGACTTGGTCGAGCGCGTCGCCGACGGCCTCGCGACCGGCGATATGAGCCGCGTGCAGGCGCTCGTCGAGGCCGAGGTCCTGATCCGCCGGCTGGAGGCCGGCGACCTCCTCGCGAGGCTCCACGAGGAGGCGATGCCCGAACTCGCCGACTACGAGGGCTACGAGCGGATCCACGACCCCGAGAGCGGCCTGCGGACGAGCGAGCAGGTCCGCTCGTCGGTCCGGCGGGCGCTCCGCCGACTCACGAACGCCAGCGGCTTCGCCGGCCTGATCCCGAACGTCGGCTCGAACCTCGTGGAGTGCCTCCCCGACGCGGCGACCGTCGACGACGTCGCGGGCGTGCCCGGCCGGATCTTCGACGTGAAGGGCCGCGCCACGGTCCCCGGCGACCCGGAGTTCGGCGTCTCCGAGCACGTCGCGAGCGTGCTTCTCTCGGCCCGCGAGGCCGGTCGCGACGTCCACGCCGCCGTCAACATCCGCTACGATCCGGACCTCGTCGCCGACCTCGACGCCGCGGGCTACGACTGTATCGAGTTCGACGCCGACGCGCCCGCGGACCCGATCCGGGAGGCGCTCGCCGACCGCGAGGGTCTCTCGGACACCTTCGTCTGCTACCAGACCGGCGGGTACGGCATCGAGCCGATCACCTACGTGCTCGGCCCCGACGCCGACGCGGTCGTCACCGCGGTTAAGGCGCTCCTCGATCGGTGA
- a CDS encoding glutathione S-transferase family protein translates to MNMLVDGEWRTDAYEATNEDGEFDRDETSFRDRIQDDPDAEFPAESGRYHVYISRACPWAHRVAMTRRLLGLEDDITLSIVEPERYNDGWEFSEEYPDPLYGAEYLRDIYVRADADFTGRVTVPVLWDKEAETIVNNESREIMRMLSTEFDDRNDVDLLPEGREDEIDDIIDDVYESINNGVYRAGFADAQDAYERAVDDLFDALDHWEEVFDDQRFLAGEVFTEADIAMFATLVRFDHVYHTHFKCNRRAIHEYPNLWNYTKEVYQLGDISETVNVDHITRHYYKSHGDINPKRLVPTGPDIDFSAPHNRDRLPADLPAELRGDAAVADD, encoded by the coding sequence ATGAATATGCTCGTCGACGGCGAGTGGCGCACCGACGCCTACGAGGCGACGAACGAGGACGGAGAGTTCGACAGGGACGAGACGTCCTTCCGCGACCGGATCCAGGACGACCCCGACGCGGAGTTCCCCGCCGAGTCCGGCCGCTACCACGTCTACATCTCCCGGGCGTGCCCGTGGGCCCACCGCGTGGCGATGACCCGGCGGCTGCTCGGCCTCGAAGACGACATCACCCTCTCGATCGTCGAGCCCGAGCGGTACAACGACGGCTGGGAGTTCTCCGAGGAGTACCCCGATCCGCTCTACGGCGCGGAGTACCTCCGGGACATCTACGTCCGCGCCGACGCCGACTTCACGGGGCGCGTGACGGTCCCGGTGCTCTGGGACAAGGAAGCAGAGACCATCGTCAACAACGAGTCCCGCGAGATTATGCGGATGCTCAGCACGGAGTTCGACGACCGGAACGACGTCGACCTCCTGCCGGAGGGCCGCGAGGACGAGATCGACGACATCATCGACGACGTCTACGAGTCGATCAACAACGGCGTCTACCGCGCGGGCTTCGCCGACGCCCAGGACGCCTACGAGCGGGCCGTCGACGACCTCTTCGACGCCTTGGACCACTGGGAGGAGGTCTTCGACGACCAGCGCTTCCTCGCGGGCGAGGTCTTCACCGAGGCAGACATCGCGATGTTCGCGACGCTCGTCCGCTTCGACCACGTCTACCACACCCACTTCAAGTGCAACCGCCGCGCGATCCACGAGTACCCGAACCTCTGGAACTACACGAAGGAGGTCTACCAGCTGGGCGACATCTCCGAGACGGTGAACGTCGACCACATCACGCGCCACTACTACAAGAGCCACGGCGACATCAACCCCAAGCGGCTCGTCCCGACCGGCCCCGACATCGACTTCTCGGCGCCGCACAACCGCGACCGCCTGCCGGCCGATCTGCCCGCTGAACTCCGCGGGGACGCCGCCGTCGCCGACGACTGA